In the Nicotiana tomentosiformis unplaced genomic scaffold, ASM39032v3 Un00151, whole genome shotgun sequence genome, ATCGTTCATTTGTTACCAAAAATCCCCGCAAGAACATTTTCCACCTTCAAAATGATGAAACCTTTGCATATCTCTGATAATTATATTTCGTTTAAAGATGAGCGATATGAGTTTTGCAGCTGAATGGCAATCCCCACAGATTCTAAGGTTTTTAACAACACGAATTGTTTTTCCGGGTGGACTATTAAGAAGACCAAAAGTAATTGCCAATTTTTCACTGTGGTACCTCAAAGTAGCTTCTTTCTCTTCATCTTCCAGGCCAGGACGAAAAGCGATAGAATTATCAGGAACATAACCAAACAATTTCAATTTCTCAATTAACTTGTCAACTTCCTGGTGCAGCTCCCTGTGCTCAATACGCGTAACCTCCCCAGAGAAGAATTCATGCATTATATTGTCAACCTCTATCGAACTACAGCCTGGAATTTTCTTAACTCCTCTAACTTTCATCAATTTCCAGATATAATTCACTTCTTCCCACTTCCCAGCTCGAGCACAAATGTTTGAGAAGATCACATAATCGCCACTATGTGATTTGTCCATTTCGAAGATTTTCTCAAGTACCAGCTTCCCCAAATCCATATTTCCATGAGTGCTGCAAGCAGCTAACAATGTCCGCCAAAGTAAAACTGTAGGGTAAATTGGCAATTCCATTAAGAACTTAAAAGCATCATTAAGGCGGCCCGCCCGAGCCATCAAATCCAACATGCATCCATAGTGTTTCACCCCTGGCACAATCCTGTAGCTTTCTTTCATGCTATTGAAAAATCTAAAACCTTCTTCAATCAATCCACTGTGGTTGCAGGCATAGAGTAGACCTAAGAATGTAATTCCGTCAGGTCTAACGCGTGCGTTCTGCATCTCTTGAAACAAAGATATTGCACAAAGAGCACGTCCATGAGTAGCATAAGCCATGATCATCGCTGACCATGCTTTAGTGTCCTTATAACTCATGCTCTCGTAAACTGAAATTGCATCAGGCAAGCTCCCACATTTTGCATACATATCAATAAGTGCAGTGTTC is a window encoding:
- the LOC104089598 gene encoding pentatricopeptide repeat-containing protein At2g02980, chloroplastic; this translates as MYNAIIMGYVRSSEPNEALLLFRELQVKKLKPTDVTILGVVSSCALLGSLGFGKWVHEYVKKNGFDQYVKVNTALIDMYAKCGSLPDAISVYESMSYKDTKAWSAMIMAYATHGRALCAISLFQEMQNARVRPDGITFLGLLYACNHSGLIEEGFRFFNSMKESYRIVPGVKHYGCMLDLMARAGRLNDAFKFLMELPIYPTVLLWRTLLAACSTHGNMDLGKLVLEKIFEMDKSHSGDYVIFSNICARAGKWEEVNYIWKLMKVRGVKKIPGCSSIEVDNIMHEFFSGEVTRIEHRELHQEVDKLIEKLKLFGYVPDNSIAFRPGLEDEEKEATLRYHSEKLAITFGLLNSPPGKTIRVVKNLRICGDCHSAAKLISLIFKRNIIIRDMQRFHHFEGGKCSCGDFW